The Acropora palmata chromosome 3, jaAcrPala1.3, whole genome shotgun sequence nucleotide sequence gtttcgacaacctgtgcggaaggcATCTTCAGAGTCACTGAAGATTGCTTCCGAActggttgtcgaaacgtcagccaCAAACAAAAGTCCTTCTAACGACCCCAATCACCCAGATAATCTTTTCCAATCGAAGTagatctttcattctctatatttacttcaacggcgcttctacccgGCACTCCATTTGCAGCGTCCTCCGTAAACAATAAAGGAtacgaggaagaagcaataatcagaaattagtcaccatttcccaaatttttattttcaagtgacgctTTCGTTGCGgctgccgtcgttgctgcgtaagctccctgatttagcaacaggaagGGAACGTCTTATGACGACAGGAGGCCGCGCGGAATAATGATTTGACCATACTCCCATACTCACGTCAGTGGGATTTCAACATGTTCGGCTCGCGCGCGCAAACTCGCGCGGGCTTTTAATCACATTtcacaaatgaaaagaaaaaaaaggttccttcacagaaaaaaaaccgACCCTCTGGTGTGCATTGGTGTTCAGATTCAATCCAACTGTTGTATTATGCGAAATCTTATAGATACATAACTGCTGTAGAGGAGAGCCACAGAGATTCATCGGAACTATATATAGGcttttaactttattttggCCTGCTACACTGCAAAGACTCGCCTGAAATGGTCGTATTGTAGCGTCCTCGCAAGTGTACtaaataattatcatgatTACTTAGCCCATATTTCCATAATATTTCCATAATGATTTGACCGCTAGAAGTGCTCACAAGAACATCTTGCGCATAAGTTGTTTTCACTGACTAGTCGACGCAAAATATTCACCCGCATTCGAAATACCAACAGAGTTCTGTTTCGGTGTTCTAGCCTTTTGcttaattcaaatttttgaGAAAGCTTTCTACAGAACAATTAGTGCACATAAAGCAAAATTGATAGCATAGTTACAacagaaattttaaaacatcGATCATAATCAAAACGCAAATGTAAACAGAGTTATAAATATTGAAAGCCATTGTATGGAAGCGAAATTTAACGATTCCCGTAATTTTTCCACGGTAGATGCGTCATTTTAtctataaaagaaaaatggataaCCCTCAGCAAAGGAAACTTCCCGGCCAACTCAGTCTCCAGAATGTCTTTGCACTTTTTgtcaattattattccatCGATATCTAAGATCTCTAATCTAGTTATGGAAGGGTTGAACGACGATAAAACGCTGAAAAATTCATGAACCCCAGAATTGCTGATCATATTTTGGCCTATACGGAGAATGTTCAATTTAGAGTTATTGCTGACCCCATCTGCGAGACAGCATGCGGCTCCTTCAGTAAATAAATTCCCACAAGCTGAAATTTCAACTAGGCTTTGATTCTCAGCAATTATTTTACCAAGAATTTCAGCACCCTCATCATGCAAATAATTCCAGGAAATGTTCAACGCACGCAGTGTTAGGGTTTTTTGTAGTCCTGGCAACAGAGCTAGTAGGCCTGTTCCTTCCAAATGATTCGAATTTATGGAAAGTTTTTCGAGAGCAATGTTTTCCTCTAAAATAAGCGACATTTGTTGCGCAAATTCGTCGGCTAAAATGTTATGCGACAAGTCGAGGTCTTTAAGCACAGTTCTTTGGTCGAGACAACTCAAGAAGAATTTCACATCCTGGTCCGTTAGGTCGTTTCTAGATAGATTAAGTTTCtctaaagttttgtttttttgcagcaTTTCTCCAATTGATGACGTAGCACTTTGTCCCAGCAAGTTTCCAGATAAGTCCAACTCTTTAACAGAGCAATTTTGTTCAAGACCTTCAGCGATAGCTTTTCCACCTTCATTACGGAGAAGATTGTTAGCGAGAAACAAGCGCACTATATTCGACGACGAAAACAATCTTGAACCAATTTCACAGGCTGTAATGGGACCAAGAAACCATCCGGCCAGATCAACCTTCTCATCAAAACGGTGCTGCCTAAAATATTCAAACGGATTTGCCCTTCCCTCCTGAATATTCATGACACGCGAAACTTTTTCGACATTTTTCCCAACTATCTGTTCAGATTCGTTCACTTTTCCCATTGTAGCAAATGTATTTTCGCCATTCTCAATTCTGTGTTTTGCACCAGCTATCAATCGTTCTTGGCTGGTAACTTTAGGTTCTTTAAGTAAAGTGGATACAACTCGTGATCTAGCGTCATCCATCGCTTTTAAATGCACCAGGTTCGAACCCATCAAAAGAGAACGATTGATTCCTTCCCTTTTCATCGGATACATTGTTTGCAAGATTTTCAGTCAATTAATAGCGTTTAGCACAATTTTAACACACAGTGAGATTCTCATACATTCTcagtgtgaaattttgagcTTTGTTAACAGTTAGAGCAATTATGTTCTACTATTCAATGAAAACTTCTTTTTTCCGTTCCTCAATCGTTTTGTCTTGATTAATGCAAAAATACTTATTAGTCGCGTTCTGATACGACAAGCAAAACTAATGAAAAGCGTGcgataaataatttatgaagttcaataataaaaaaatcaagggaTAAAGCAAAATAGTGGTTtaagaaattgaatttttagACGTTTTTTATCTtaagaaacaatgaaaacagagaaagGTTCTTCATAATTTATCGCACAAATTACGAAGCAAGCgcaagttgtttttggtttatCGTGTTCATTAGCTAAAAAAAGCACGAAAATCTACGTGAGTTGATCGAGCTAGCGCAATGGTGATATAAATAAAAAGGATTGGTCACGGGGTCTGTAGGCAATCCTCATGCAAAGCGAAAAATGGTGAACAAAGAATAACAACTGTAGCTTCCCAAAAAGGAATTTAAGAAACAACTCCGggttgataagtaaaatggaATTTGCTGCAAATTGAGCAAGCCGAACCTAAGAAGAAGGGAAAATCTTAATAGGCTAAATCGGAACTGTTGGCTGTGGGGGTGGGTGAGAATAATGATTAGATTCGATTTCAGCGGAGTGGGCTGATGAAATGGCTATCAACACTCCTAGCAGACAATTTTACTAACCTCATCCCCGAACTGCTCTGCTATATAGAGACCCATTGACCCATATTTATcataaatttctctttttccagGATCTGATAATATACTATGTGCATGATTAACTTCtttaaactgaaaataaacaaataaataatatcaTCATTAACAATTAAGCTTTAAAAAGCACCCTTCTATAAAAGCATATATATTTGCTGCACGTAAGTGCAAATAAATCCATTTTAAAGCACCCACATTGGCTTCATTTTTGCAGTAGGTGTGGTTTGCTTCTTTGTAGGCTGGAGTGCTGTTTGACATGGTAAGCAATATGAGATACACGTACATAAGTTAGATACTTATACTTCTTAATTTGTGTTCTATATTTCTCCACAAGGTTTCTCTTACTACACTacatattgtttttctttcaccgCAATAAATGTTGCCAAAACGGTGCAATATGGCTCAAAATCAAACCACGTCACAACCGCTCCTATTAACTTGGCCATTAttggtaatggtaataggactgagtggagtacaatcaGAGAGTAATTGGgtgagtgatttcaaatcagctgAGCTTGTAGCATgaggctgatttgaaattacgagcacaatTATCCCTGAACATGAAGTCCCTGAACATGAAgtcctgttaccaattaattgagtcaataacaaaataagaGAAACTCTCTAAGTCAATCGTTGAAAAAGGCAGTCAAAATCTAAAGGAAAACCTACCCAAAAGTCATTGGACCAGTTAAtttcgtccatgtttgttttcaatctgcacctATCAATCCGCTCacgtaagaaattttccttgattttgattggctagggtaGGCTAGGTAGTCAAAGTTTATTGGCTTGTGGAATAAAGTGCTTTAAATTGTATTGGGTACTTAACTGTCCCATTTGGCCTGTCcatttacaaatgtttgtagTCAGACAGGTCAAATCGAACAGTTTGGACCTGATCGAAACAGAAaattaagccataaataagggctgttaacaaccaatcatgtttgcgcattttgttattgacaaaattaagACACAAATGGCATCTCTGGGTATAACAtctataaaaattaatggtcaATGGTTGCTCCAAACACCTGACCAAAGAAAAGGActattttatgtattttttcaCAACCCCTTCCAGTatatgaatttctagtttctaaagaaactgtggtgctgcgtcggtgggagagatcaaaacaaaaatttggttttgtcaaatgagttgataaaggttgaattaccaccgtgacaaagtgctaacgctcgaaacgtcagctttctaaatctttcacggtggtaattcaacctttatcaactcatttgataaaaccaaatttttgttttggtccCTTCCAGTATACTTTGATTCTGGTTAGGGCAAATAACCAACCCACTggcacaaacaaaacaaaatatgattTGAGAACTACAACTTACTTTTTCCGTAGCTTCAGGATTATTAGGGTTTTTATCAGGGTGGTGCTTTAGTGCCATCTGCAAAAAAATCGTTGTTGTTACACATTTTAAACTATATAGTTTCAACCCTCAGACAAGGATTTGGAAATGATCAAAAAGGCCTCAGAACTCACCTTCCTAtaagcttttttaatttcctctGGGGTAGCATTTTTGTCCACTCCCAGAACTTCATAGAGTGAAGCCCCTTGGTTACTATTTGTagaagtaaacaaaaagaCTTGATTATCAAGGTTTGaatgcacaagaaaaagtaacTATAAGAGCATAATTTGATTATCGGATTAACATGTTCCGGATTACTATCCTGGGTAAGAACTCCTCTATAACAACATTCTTGAGGCATTGGTAAGGAAGACGACAGAGACCAAATGCCAAAAGTAATAGTTTGTGTCAgattgaaaatcaaaacatcaacaaaatgGGGATCATGAAAAACAACCGGACTACCATACTCAACTTAATTTAGAAGAAAAATCTATACAGGAATTGAAATTGAACTTATTAAAAGTGAAACATGCCGTTAATGCTTCAAAAGGGTTTGCAATGGTGCTAAATGTGTATATTTTGCAActtcattttacattttttaatcCTACTCCCTTTACTTGGACTGATATTTGGTCGATAGGCTGTTAAAGGGACTCAAATCACCTGTGAGAAACCACGGttcttaaatttttgtttccactGCAACCTTACATTTCTGCTCCAGTGGTACATAGGATTTCAATGTTCTCAATGTAAAAATATACTACTTTCCCAAAAGCTATTTGTTAACACATCCACACACATAGGAAATTCCTAGCTTAGCGCATATGCTACAAGTACAAAATGCgctaagtaattattatttttctttgtactTGTTAACAATCTT carries:
- the LOC141876775 gene encoding uncharacterized protein LOC141876775; the encoded protein is MYPMKREGINRSLLMGSNLVHLKAMDDARSRVVSTLLKEPKVTSQERLIAGAKHRIENGENTFATMGKVNESEQIVGKNVEKVSRVMNIQEGRANPFEYFRQHRFDEKVDLAGWFLGPITACEIGSRLFSSSNIVRLFLANNLLRNEGGKAIAEGLEQNCSVKELDLSGNLLGQSATSSIGEMLQKNKTLEKLNLSRNDLTDQDVKFFLSCLDQRTVLKDLDLSHNILADEFAQQMSLILEENIALEKLSINSNHLEGTGLLALLPGLQKTLTLRALNISWNYLHDEGAEILGKIIAENQSLVEISACGNLFTEGAACCLADGVSNNSKLNILRIGQNMISNSGVHEFFSVLSSFNPSITRLEILDIDGIIIDKKCKDILETELAGKFPLLRVIHFSFIDKMTHLPWKNYGNR